One genomic segment of Ricinus communis isolate WT05 ecotype wild-type chromosome 3, ASM1957865v1, whole genome shotgun sequence includes these proteins:
- the LOC8258880 gene encoding VAN3-binding protein, whose product MTMVTPSEAHPETMDYLSRTWCNFAVKTLQPELPADKSIILLDNQLKNFDCEMKGPFPKMEKSVKMEDDFKALPPWKSNDVKSWIWMQQAMHPELNYNSCFRKKWLPWKIGPFKTISIKKWLKEIKQKRKEEDRLERAQVHAAISVAGVAAALAAIAAENTKRDDSSTTKEEAVASAAALVAAQCAQVAEAMGAKREQLSSMIGSAMSGTSASDILTLTAAAATSLRGAATLKARTGCNNRFNGSAPVLPIEDNSDIDFDFEKCRFVLANGIELHVETPDGNFGVRSVSIVLNSQAKVILKIRKLNLLKSKKESIVLDLHTELYKDSEGDQETDTTCYLIVLTTNEGIIKLDMGDDCHRYKTWATAIHHMLMLSTSSFAKYELQFYKN is encoded by the exons ATGACCATGGTAACGCCATCTGAGGCACATCCTGAGACAATGGATTACCTTTCGCGTACTTGGTGCAACTTTGCTGTTAAAACTCTCCAGCCAGAGTTGCCTGCAGATAAATCAATCATTCTTCTTGACAACCAATTGAAGAACTTTGATTGCGAAATGAAAGGTCCTTTTCCA AAGATGGAAAAGAGTGTGAAAATGGAAGATGACTTTAAGGCTCTACCACCTTGGAAATCCAATGATGTGAAG TCATGGATATGGATGCAACAAGCAATGCATCCTGAATTAAATTACAACAGCTGCTTTCGAAAGAAATGG TTACCATGGAAGATTGGACCGTTTAAAACCATTTCAATCAAGAAATGGCTGAAAGAGATAaagcaaaagagaaaagaagaagataggtTAGAAAGAGCTCAAGTGCATGCAGCCATATCAGTGGCAGGTGTAGCTGCTGCCTTAGCTGCAATTGCTGCAGAGAACACAAAAAGAGACGATTCTAGTACCACTAAGGAGGAAGCTGTGGCATCTGCGGCGGCTCTGGTAGCTGCACAATGCGCACAGGTGGCTGAAGCTATGGGGGCGAAGAGGGAGCAACTCAGCAGTATGATAGGATCTGCAATGAGTGGAACAAGTGCCAGTGACATCCTAACACTAACTGCTGCTGCCGCTACAT CATTAAGAGGTGCAGCAACCCTCAAAGCAAGAACAGGATGCAATAACAGATTCAATGGAAGTGCACCGGTGCTCCCCATTGAAGACAATTCCGACATCGATTTCGACTTCGAAAAATGCAGATTCGTTCTTGCCAATGGCATAGAACTTCATGTTGAAACACCAGATG GAAATTTTGGTGTGAGATCAGTGTCTATTGTCCTGAATAGCCAAGCCAAg GTTATTCTGAAAATCAGAAAGCTCAATTTGTTGAAAAGCAAGAAGGAAA GTATTGTACTGGACCTGCATACTGAATTGTACAAAGATTCAGAAGGTGATCAAGAAACTGATACTACATGTTACCTTATCGTGCTAACCACAAATGAAGGGATAATAAAGCTTGACATGGGCGATGATTGCCATCGATATAAAACATGGGCTACAGCCATTCATCATATGCTCATGCTctctacttcttcttttgcaaaATATGAACTTCAGTTCTACAAAAATTGA